One Candidatus Nitronauta litoralis genomic window, CAAGGTTTCTGGTTCGTTCCCGGTTAATGCTGTCTGCATTTTTGGCCTTTGTTGTCGGTTGTTCCCCCGCACCCAATATAGCGGGTCCAGTTCCAGGCAACTCCGGCACGCAAAGTTCCGGGCCGGTTGAGCCCGCAAGCCCCCCCCTTGAGACCACTGCTTCCTACTGGGCAACCAAGAAACCAAATCTTGATGGTACTGTTAGTCCATCCGAGTGGAATGATGCGAATCGTGTTTCCGTCACTATGGGGATGTACACCATTGCAGGAGAGAATCCTTCGAGCCATCCGTTCACCCTTTATGTGAAAAACGACCAGACCCACCTGTACCTTGCAGGCGTTTTGGAGAGGGAGGAGCTGGACGGGTCCATGGGGATGACGATCGAATCCCTGTTGATGGATAACTTCACTATCCTGTTTGATAATAACAACGATGGGATGGTGCAGCCGGGTGAAGATAAAAAGTCTCTATACATAATCAACGGTGAGCCCTATGTAAAAGATCTCCGGCAGTTGTCGCCTGAAGAGCAGGCGCAAGGTGTGGAGGAAGAGAGTGAGCCGCAGAACATTCAGGGCACAATCACCCACACCTCGTCCAACGGGGGCACATTCAACTTTGAAGTGGCCATCCCCCTGGCATCCGGTGATAAGTACGACATCAATGTGAAGCCGGGAGGAGAACTCCGGTGGAACGTGGTCTACTTTGACAAGTTCAACATTAAAATGCAGGGCATGGAAATGGGTGGTATTTCCGGGGTCGAAGGAGAAAATGCCCTGGACTGGGGAACGCTGTTATTGGCTACAAAGGGCAGTAAACCGCCATCAGCATCGGCCCGTGCTGCTGCACCTGCACCCCCAATGACGGTAACCGCAAGTGCACCGCTCCCTCCAAATAATGACAAGGGAGATATTCAGATACTTGCCCAGGTCATGAACGACAGTGAGAAATCCGATTCCAGTTTAAAGTTTATTGGCAGTCACTCTGATTTTGTTCTCGTCGCTTTTCCTGAAAAGGAAGTTGTCGACAAAATCCGGAGGGAAAATCCGAACGCTATTATCCTGTTATTCAACAATCCTTATTTCATTTTCGGAGATAAGTTCTGGTCTGCTCCTTCGCAGAGTGCAGTCAACCAGAGGTCGGAGGTCTATTCTCTAAGGACAGACGACAATGAGATCATCCATTACGGTGGTCCTGTTTACGAAGGGATGGAAGTTGAGCAACGGCTTCCAATGATGGATATCACGAACCCTGAGTGGCAGGATTATTTCGCTGCGCAAAGCAGGAAACATGTTGACCTGAATGGTTTTGATGGAGTATTCATTGATACACTTACGGAGGATATTCCGCCATTTGCTCTTGGACGGGGCGGTAAGTTTCCGCGAGGGTATTCCACTGCAAAATGGAAGGAAGGGAACTATCAGTTTCTTCGGAAAATGAAGCAGGCTTTCGCCGGTTCCAACAAAAAAATCTTTTTTAATGGGGTCACTCGTTCGCCGGGTAAAGGAGGCGCGCTGCCCAATAAGGGCATGCTTGACATTGTTGATGGAACAGCGATCGAAGCGTTCAGTATTTACAAGTCGATGGATGCCAGCAATGCGACTAAAAAATGGTACTTTGAAAAAACCATTCTTCAGGATCTGCAGGAGGCTTCTGCAAATGGGAAATGGGTTGTCATGGAAGTCTATGGCAATAATGACGACGACCAAACCCGCCTTTATGCGCTTGCCTCATTTCTCATGGTGCAAAATGAGCGCACGTACTTCTACTTCACTCGTAAAGATCATGCGGGGGCCTTGCACTGGCGACCCGAGTGGGGTGTTACTTTAGGAAATGCAAAAGGCACTTATAAGAAAATTGCCCAGGGTGGCTATCAAAGAGATTTTGAAAATGCCAGGGTGTTGGTGAATCCAACCGGGAAGGCCATGACGGTTTCGGTGCCGGCCGGCTATAAAAACCTCCATAAACAACCCGTCACTGAGGTGGGCTTGCCACCTTATTCAGGGGCCATCCTGACATTAAATTAAAGAAAGAAGGGTTGAGCCCTTTCCACAGGTTAAAGCTTCAGAACTGGGCATTCATTGCTACCTGTGATTTCTAGTGACTTGTTTTACGGAAACCCCGGGAGGGGAATTACCTCCTGGGGCTATTTTCGTTTCAACGGATGTTGGACCGGAACGCCCTCTAGTTGTGTATAAAATTGAATTTAATGCGATTACCGCATTTTTCCTAATGCCTTCTTTTTGGCCTGTTTGTCCTGAATTGCTTTAGAATTTAATTAGAATATTAGGAATAGCCCCACATGATTATGTTCAGTCTGCTGTTTTGTGTTTTAATATATGAGGTCGAAGCCGCCGGAAACTTGGCGTTGCTGAATGAAACGCATGGGGCAGGTCAATTGCTTTTTACCGGGATAGCATCCCGGACTCCTGATTTAGAAAGTGAAAGCATTTAATAATGCCCCCATCGTTGGAAAGCGCAATACAGGTCAGGGAAATCAAGGCTCTTGATGAGTTCCCGGGCCTAAAGGATAGCTGGGAGGTTTTGGGAGAGGCCCATTCCTGTTCGAATCCCTATATTTCTTATTCCTGGATTTCCACTTACCTGGAAACATTCAGGCGAGGAACGCCTTTAATCCTGGTGGCTGAAAAGGAAGGTCGGGTTTGTGCTCTTGGAGCATTTGAAATAACCGAATCCCGGTTTATGGGGTGTTCTTTTAAGAGTGTTTCTTTCGCAGGCTCAGGCCCGACCGGAACCGGTGGTTTAAGTAAGGTTGCGAAATTGTTTTCTTACGACAACCGGTTATGTTGGTCTGATCAAATGGACATACTCTGGGATCCTGAATGTCCTGAAGGTGTGACAGCCATAGTCGAGCATCTTAAAGCCAGTGAGCTTTGGGATGTGCTGGATTTCAGGGAAATGGCTCCCGACTCAAACTTTTTGAAGTTGGTAAAAGAAAGTTTTGGGGGAAACTCGTTTCTGTTGGAAGAGTTTGTTGGAACCAAATCCGGTTATATTTCGATGCCGGGTTCGATTGAAGAATTCAAGAAAGGTCTCAGTAAGAACCTTAGAAAAAATATAAAGCTCAGCCGCAACCGGATAAATAAGGATTTTGGCGATGACACGCTGAAAGTTTACGAAGACCGTTGGGAAGTGGAACGGTTGTTGCCGAGGATAATGGAGCTGGAATCCAGAAGCTGGAAAGGAACTGCCGGGATCGGGGCATTTTCAAATGAAAAGAATCGTCAGTTTCATGCAAAACTGACGGAGCGGTTTTCAGAAAAAAACCGGTTTTGTTTGTTCGTACTGGAAGCCGACGAAAAAATTCTTTCTTATATGTACACCCTGATTGCAAAAAAGGAACTCCATTTTCACAATACGGCGATTCATCCGGACTACAATCATTATTCGCCGGGCATTTCAATAATATTGAAGGCTGTTGAACACTGCATTGAAAATGGAATGGACAGAATTATCGTAGGTCGGGGTGAAGATTACTTTATCAACGCATTGTTAACGGGAAGGCAGGACAGGGTCTGGTTAAAGGTGTATAAAAACAATTTTCACATCAGGCTTTTGCATGATGCGGAATTTATTTGGGCGCCCGCAATAAAGAAACTTAAAAGCAGGTTTCAAAAAAGTGATGTTGAGGGGGCGGGAACAAACTAGATCATTTTGTCTAGATTGAATTCTGGAAAATATGGGGAGAGGGGAATGGGAACTATAGCTAAAGAAAATAGATTGATGGGGGAAATGGAAACATTACCATTAGAGGAAAAGCTGATTAAAGAGCCGTTGTATCCGACTTTTCCAAAGCTGGACAAGATGGTTAAGTTCGGCAAAAAATTAAGGCAATGCGTCCGGATCGCATTCAGTATCTGGGGGATCACCAGCAGTAAAAAACCACCGGGTCCGATTTACGCTCAGTTTGGAATTGCGGACCCGTGTAATCATAAATGTGTGATGTGTGGGGACCACCCACCGGAAACTCATGTCAGTGAAACGACCAAATCGGCCTTTTACAATACCCCGGGGATCATGTCTTTTGAACATTATAAAGGCATTCTTGATGACCTCCACGAAAGAGGAACCGTTGATATCGAAATGGTAGGGCAGGGCGAACCCATGTT contains:
- a CDS encoding GNAT family N-acetyltransferase, giving the protein MPPSLESAIQVREIKALDEFPGLKDSWEVLGEAHSCSNPYISYSWISTYLETFRRGTPLILVAEKEGRVCALGAFEITESRFMGCSFKSVSFAGSGPTGTGGLSKVAKLFSYDNRLCWSDQMDILWDPECPEGVTAIVEHLKASELWDVLDFREMAPDSNFLKLVKESFGGNSFLLEEFVGTKSGYISMPGSIEEFKKGLSKNLRKNIKLSRNRINKDFGDDTLKVYEDRWEVERLLPRIMELESRSWKGTAGIGAFSNEKNRQFHAKLTERFSEKNRFCLFVLEADEKILSYMYTLIAKKELHFHNTAIHPDYNHYSPGISIILKAVEHCIENGMDRIIVGRGEDYFINALLTGRQDRVWLKVYKNNFHIRLLHDAEFIWAPAIKKLKSRFQKSDVEGAGTN